One stretch of Arachis hypogaea cultivar Tifrunner chromosome 20, arahy.Tifrunner.gnm2.J5K5, whole genome shotgun sequence DNA includes these proteins:
- the LOC112786439 gene encoding uncharacterized protein: MRDTKEEDWESDRGRRRRSQPPQVHHRKRTKRGRPNREHGRERQPVVMGATPFHHSILGVRLPKHFDKPTNMRYDGTQDPQEHLTAFEARMNLEGVGDEVRCRAFSVTLAGPAIRWFNALPQGSITTFADISRSFLAQFTTRIAKAKQPINLLGVTQRNGLLNEDFRKHLTTKPIWTMQEIQNVAREYINDEEVSQVVAANKRQPAYPSVRPSGGSERSKEHSRDGGTAKTFKPFSRVGKFTNYTPLAAPIVEVYQQITDKGILSKPRQLRDRTGGNKNLYCDYHKGYGHKIQDCFDLKDALEQAIRKGKLAEFAHLIRNLGGGTGQPRTKAAP, encoded by the exons ATGAGAGACACCAAAGAAGAAGACTGGGAAAGCGACAgaggacgaagaagaagaagccaacCACCGCAAGTGCACCACCGAAAAAGGACAAAGAGAGGCCGGCCTAACAGAGAACATGGCAGGGAAAGGCAACCGGTGGTCATGGGGGCAACCCCTTTCCACCACTCGATCCTTGGAGTACGACTACCAAAGCACTTTGACAAGCCGACAAATATGAGGTACGACGGTACCCAAGATCCCCAGGAacatctaacggccttcgaggccaggatgaacctggaaggggTAGGCGACGAAGTGAGATGCCGGGCTTTCTCGGTAACCTTAGCTGGGCCGGCGATTCGTTGGTTTAATGCCCTCCCCCAGGGCTCCATAACCACATTTGCTGACATCAGTCGTTCTTTCTTGGCCCAGTTCACCACGCGCATCGCCAAAGCAAAACAACCGATTAACCTGCTAGGGGTGACGCAGCGAAACG GTTTGCTAAATGAAGATTTCCgaaaacacctcaccaccaagcCCATATGGACAATGCAGGAAATTCAGAACGTAGCCAGGGAATACATTAATGATGAAGAGGTAAGTCAGGTCGTGGCAGCCAATAAACGGCAGCCAGCATACCCTAGTGTCCGCCCATCCGGTGGCAGTGAGAGGTCCAAGGAACACTCCAGAGACGGAGGAACAGCCAAGACTTTCAAACCCTTTTCCCGTGTTGGgaagttcaccaactacacccccctAGCGGCTCCAATCGTCGAGGTTTATCAGCAAATCACCGACAAGGGCATCTTGTCAAAGCCCCGACAACTCAGGGACAGgacgggaggaaacaagaacctctatTGTGATTATCACAAGGGATATGGCCACAAGATCCAAGACTGCTTTGACCTGAAGGACGCCTTGGAGCAGGCCATCCGAAAAGGAAAGCTAGCCGAGTTCGCCCACCTAATAAGGAACCTAGGAGGAGGGACCGGTCAACCGAGGACAAAAGCTGCGCCATAA
- the LOC112782456 gene encoding uncharacterized protein, translated as MWNFASNCIAGSVRQKNDSTKPTHSASECSDDENSVVGREEGLECPICWESFNIVENVPYVLWCGHTLCKNCILGLQWAVVKFPTLPIQLPLFISCPWCNLLSFRLVYQGNIKFPRKNYFLLWMVESMNGDRGKSHSNCGGDNQQHWPIKDNLTMGSYVSHGNARRSQVHHPETSGSGPYHGNTGDYLRMERLHASLRKSLVFVVQLTAKFPLVIIFLLIILYAIPASAAILALYILVTILFALPSFLILYFSYPSLDWLIREIVT; from the coding sequence ATGTGGAACTTTGCTTCAAACTGTATTGCTGGAAGTGTGCGGCAGAAAAATGATTCCACAAAGCCAACTCATTCTGCATCGGAATGTTCTGATGATGAGAATTCGGTTGTTGGGAGAGAAGAAGGGCTGGAATGCCCAATATGCTGGGAATCTTTCAACATTGTTGAAAATGTGCCCTATGTATTGTGGTGTGGCCACACCCTTTGTAAAAATTGTATCCTGGGACTGCAATGGGCCGTTGTGAAGTTCCCAACGCTGCCAATTCAACTTCCTCTCTTTATCTCCTGCCCGTGGTGCAACCTTCTATCTTTCCGTCTGGTTTATCAAGGGAATATTAAATTCCCTCGCAAGAACTACTTTCTTCTTTGGATGGTTGAGAGCATGAATGGTGATAGAGGGAAATCACACTCAAATTGTGGTGGTGATAATCAACAACATTGGCCAATTAAAGACAATTTAACCATGGGAAGCTATGTAAGCCATGGAAATGCCCGGAGGAGCCAAGTTCACCACCCAGAGACATCTGGTTCTGGCCCTTATCATGGCAATACCGGCGATTATCTCAGGATGGAAAGGCTGCATGCTTCTCTTCGGAAGTCGCTGGTTTTTGTTGTCCAATTGACAGCTAAGTTCCCATTGGTCATTATatttcttttgatcatcttataTGCGATACCAGCTAGTGCTGCCATCTTGGCTCTGTATATACTTGTTACGATTCTCTTTGCTCTCCCGTCATTTCTCATCTTATACTTCTCATATCCTAGTTTGGATTGGCTTATCAGAGAAATTGTCACTTGA